In the genome of Montipora foliosa isolate CH-2021 chromosome 3, ASM3666993v2, whole genome shotgun sequence, one region contains:
- the LOC137994995 gene encoding uncharacterized protein isoform X1, which yields MRPDLYRLASVMLCSIFIAMPETFSEDSSKKKLIENYPETEKMVGVFRRELTHSGYSELSRNGSSLDSILCRLRRLKGCDRWRAMAEKLHSLSPQLSTASRKNETVQLNLGKDSQIEYLPRASKISSAGCICGFVSFKCCKKRKRQIMHKKSNPLAQKLRDVMTENRRLEQFGGLEDQ from the exons ATGCGACCGGATCTTTATCGGTTGGCTTCAGTTATGTTATGTTCGATTTTCATAGCAATGCCCGAAACCTTTTCGGAAGACTCAAGCAAGAAAAAGCTCATTGAAAATTACCCTGAGACAGAGAAGATGGTTGGCGTTTTTAGACGGGAACTAACACATTCTGGCTATTCAGAGCTTTCTCGTAATGGATCTAGTTTAGATTCGATTCTTTGCCGACTGAGGAGATTAAAAGGCTGCGACAGATGGAGAGCAATGGCCGAAAAG CTTCATTCCTTATCACCCCAGCTTTCTACTGCCTCGCGGAAGAATGAAACTGTACAACTAAATCTTGGTAAAGATTCCCAAATTGAGTACTTACCTCGGGCGTCTAAAATATCTAGTGCTGGCTGTATATGCGGATtcgtttctttcaagtgctgCAAGAAGAGAAAACGACAGATAATGCACAAG AAAAGCAACCCTCTCGCTCAAAAGCTAAGAGACGTGATGACAGAGAACAGACGGTTAGAACAGTTTGGAGGCTTGGAGGACCAGTAA
- the LOC137994995 gene encoding uncharacterized protein isoform X2 yields MASVKVNELKTIEAMPETFSEDSSKKKLIENYPETEKMVGVFRRELTHSGYSELSRNGSSLDSILCRLRRLKGCDRWRAMAEKLHSLSPQLSTASRKNETVQLNLGKDSQIEYLPRASKISSAGCICGFVSFKCCKKRKRQIMHKKSNPLAQKLRDVMTENRRLEQFGGLEDQ; encoded by the exons CAATGCCCGAAACCTTTTCGGAAGACTCAAGCAAGAAAAAGCTCATTGAAAATTACCCTGAGACAGAGAAGATGGTTGGCGTTTTTAGACGGGAACTAACACATTCTGGCTATTCAGAGCTTTCTCGTAATGGATCTAGTTTAGATTCGATTCTTTGCCGACTGAGGAGATTAAAAGGCTGCGACAGATGGAGAGCAATGGCCGAAAAG CTTCATTCCTTATCACCCCAGCTTTCTACTGCCTCGCGGAAGAATGAAACTGTACAACTAAATCTTGGTAAAGATTCCCAAATTGAGTACTTACCTCGGGCGTCTAAAATATCTAGTGCTGGCTGTATATGCGGATtcgtttctttcaagtgctgCAAGAAGAGAAAACGACAGATAATGCACAAG AAAAGCAACCCTCTCGCTCAAAAGCTAAGAGACGTGATGACAGAGAACAGACGGTTAGAACAGTTTGGAGGCTTGGAGGACCAGTAA
- the LOC137994995 gene encoding uncharacterized protein isoform X3 — translation MPETFSEDSSKKKLIENYPETEKMVGVFRRELTHSGYSELSRNGSSLDSILCRLRRLKGCDRWRAMAEKLHSLSPQLSTASRKNETVQLNLGKDSQIEYLPRASKISSAGCICGFVSFKCCKKRKRQIMHKKSNPLAQKLRDVMTENRRLEQFGGLEDQ, via the exons ATGCCCGAAACCTTTTCGGAAGACTCAAGCAAGAAAAAGCTCATTGAAAATTACCCTGAGACAGAGAAGATGGTTGGCGTTTTTAGACGGGAACTAACACATTCTGGCTATTCAGAGCTTTCTCGTAATGGATCTAGTTTAGATTCGATTCTTTGCCGACTGAGGAGATTAAAAGGCTGCGACAGATGGAGAGCAATGGCCGAAAAG CTTCATTCCTTATCACCCCAGCTTTCTACTGCCTCGCGGAAGAATGAAACTGTACAACTAAATCTTGGTAAAGATTCCCAAATTGAGTACTTACCTCGGGCGTCTAAAATATCTAGTGCTGGCTGTATATGCGGATtcgtttctttcaagtgctgCAAGAAGAGAAAACGACAGATAATGCACAAG AAAAGCAACCCTCTCGCTCAAAAGCTAAGAGACGTGATGACAGAGAACAGACGGTTAGAACAGTTTGGAGGCTTGGAGGACCAGTAA